A portion of the Corynebacterium occultum genome contains these proteins:
- a CDS encoding flavin reductase family protein: MTTTLDLQTFELPSVDIDPLLFRRTLGGYPTGVSVITVAGNGGPSGMVVGTFTSISLDPPIVGFFPKRDSSTLTDIIQAGHFCVNVLGTEHEHLSRKFCGPREERFEGVPTTRGATGAPRLDEALLWIDCTLERVVPVGDHVLVTGRVHDLSENNDQMDPLVFHRGGYFGLNPQ; this comes from the coding sequence ATGACCACCACACTTGACCTGCAGACCTTCGAACTTCCCTCGGTAGATATCGATCCGTTGCTTTTTCGCAGAACCCTGGGCGGCTACCCCACCGGTGTCTCCGTCATCACCGTCGCCGGCAACGGAGGCCCCTCGGGCATGGTGGTGGGAACCTTCACCTCGATCTCCCTCGATCCCCCGATCGTCGGATTCTTCCCGAAACGTGATTCCTCGACCCTGACGGACATCATCCAGGCCGGCCACTTCTGCGTCAATGTCCTCGGCACCGAGCACGAACACCTTTCCCGCAAGTTCTGCGGCCCCCGCGAAGAACGCTTCGAGGGAGTGCCCACGACCCGCGGTGCCACTGGTGCCCCGCGACTGGATGAAGCCCTCCTGTGGATCGACTGCACCCTGGAACGCGTCGTCCCGGTCGGCGACCATGTCCTGGTGACTGGCAGGGTCCATGACCTCAGCGAGAACAACGATCAGATGGACCCCCTGGTATTCCACCGCGGTGGTTACTTCGGTCTGAACCCCCAGTAA
- the nadA gene encoding quinolinate synthase NadA: protein MTTPPLIDASVDRTLKLIATGAASGSACSPGLESGPWLIDAAPGYGPGASNADPVPFDTPRQGELPETYRTASEAELEQRIRAAKEKLGERVVILGHFYQRDEVIQHADFVGDSFQLARAAKTRPEAEAIIFCGVHFMAETADLLSTPKQSVILPNLAAGCSMADMADLESVEDCWEQLEEIYGTEPDAEGRAPLIPVTYMNSSAALKGFVGRHGGIVCTSSNAPAVLEWAFERGQRVLFFPDQHLGRNTAKAMGIPLEQMPLWNPNKPLGGNDETELEQAKVLLWHGFCSVHKRFTVEQIQKARADHPDVHVVVHPESPMPVVDAADSAGSTDFIVKAIQAAPAGSTFAIGTEINLVQRLAAQYPEHTIFCLDPVVCPCSTMYRIHPGYLAWVLESLLEGKVLNQITVSAEVADPARVALERMLSVVPKAVTK, encoded by the coding sequence ATGACCACCCCACCCCTGATCGACGCCTCCGTTGACCGCACCCTGAAACTGATCGCCACCGGCGCAGCCTCCGGTTCCGCCTGTTCCCCCGGGCTGGAGTCCGGCCCCTGGCTCATCGACGCCGCACCCGGCTACGGCCCCGGTGCCTCCAACGCCGACCCCGTGCCGTTCGACACCCCGCGCCAGGGGGAACTCCCCGAGACCTACCGCACCGCCTCCGAGGCAGAGCTGGAGCAGCGGATCCGCGCCGCCAAGGAGAAACTCGGTGAGCGGGTGGTGATCCTCGGCCACTTCTACCAGCGTGATGAGGTCATCCAACACGCTGATTTCGTAGGGGACTCATTCCAGCTGGCCCGGGCCGCCAAGACCCGCCCCGAGGCAGAGGCCATCATCTTCTGCGGGGTGCATTTCATGGCCGAAACCGCGGACCTGCTATCCACCCCGAAGCAGTCCGTCATCCTCCCCAACCTCGCCGCCGGCTGCTCCATGGCAGACATGGCCGACCTGGAATCCGTGGAGGATTGCTGGGAACAGCTGGAAGAGATCTACGGCACCGAGCCCGACGCTGAGGGCCGGGCACCCCTGATCCCGGTGACCTACATGAACTCCTCCGCCGCCCTCAAGGGCTTCGTCGGCCGCCACGGCGGCATCGTCTGCACCTCCTCCAATGCCCCCGCCGTCCTGGAGTGGGCCTTTGAACGAGGCCAGCGGGTGCTTTTCTTCCCTGACCAGCACCTGGGCCGCAACACCGCCAAGGCCATGGGCATCCCCCTGGAACAGATGCCCCTGTGGAACCCGAATAAGCCCCTGGGCGGCAATGACGAAACCGAATTGGAACAGGCGAAGGTCCTGCTCTGGCATGGTTTCTGCTCCGTACACAAACGCTTCACCGTGGAACAGATCCAGAAGGCACGTGCCGACCACCCGGATGTTCATGTGGTGGTGCACCCCGAATCCCCGATGCCGGTGGTGGACGCCGCGGACTCCGCCGGTTCCACCGACTTCATCGTCAAGGCCATTCAGGCCGCCCCGGCCGGCTCCACCTTCGCCATCGGCACCGAGATCAACCTGGTCCAGCGACTGGCCGCGCAGTACCCGGAGCACACCATCTTCTGCCTGGACCCGGTGGTCTGCCCCTGCTCCACCATGTACCGCATCCACCCCGGATACCTGGCCTGGGTCCTCGAATCCCTCCTGGAAGGCAAAGTCCTCAACCAGATCACCGTCTCCGCCGAGGTCGCCGACCCCGCCCGGGTCGCCCTGGAAAGAATGCTCAGCGTCGTCCCGAAGGCGGTCACCAAATGA
- a CDS encoding alpha/beta fold hydrolase, translating to MTTTFIPTEITRESTSRTVQTKDWNIHYQEAGTGYPVILIHGSGPGAGGWSNFSPNIAPLAEKFRVLAIDVPGWGNSSAVRAQDSDSVEALRQFMDELGIEKAALVGNSMGGMISINMAIAHPERVSHLISMGAPGLSRPQIFSAGGLSEGMKILVEGYKNPTKEVMRELANIMTFDPGFASDEMVTQRAEAAAERDDHRANFLEGFGKPDGFLRFSEAKDIATITAPSLLIHGRDDRVVHFEHSMQLNTLIPNSRLYLINQCGHWAQLEHSEEFNRIVTDFIGS from the coding sequence ATGACCACCACCTTCATTCCCACCGAAATCACCCGCGAATCCACCTCCCGCACCGTTCAGACCAAGGACTGGAACATCCACTACCAGGAAGCGGGCACCGGATACCCGGTCATCCTGATTCACGGCAGTGGCCCCGGAGCCGGCGGCTGGAGCAACTTCTCCCCGAACATTGCGCCGCTGGCCGAAAAGTTCCGCGTCCTGGCAATCGACGTCCCGGGCTGGGGCAATTCCTCCGCAGTTCGGGCACAGGATTCCGATTCGGTGGAGGCACTCCGCCAATTCATGGATGAGCTGGGCATCGAGAAGGCGGCCCTGGTCGGCAACTCCATGGGCGGCATGATCAGCATCAACATGGCGATCGCACACCCGGAGCGTGTCTCCCACCTGATCTCCATGGGCGCACCGGGTCTGTCACGACCCCAGATCTTCTCCGCGGGTGGTCTCTCCGAGGGCATGAAGATCCTGGTCGAGGGTTACAAGAACCCGACCAAGGAGGTCATGCGCGAGCTGGCCAACATCATGACCTTCGACCCGGGTTTCGCTTCCGATGAAATGGTCACCCAGCGTGCCGAGGCTGCCGCCGAGCGCGATGACCACCGTGCGAACTTCCTCGAGGGATTCGGCAAGCCGGACGGCTTCCTGCGCTTCTCCGAGGCCAAGGACATCGCCACCATCACGGCACCGAGCCTGCTGATCCACGGCCGCGATGACCGGGTGGTCCACTTCGAACACTCCATGCAGCTGAACACCCTGATCCCAAACTCCCGCCTCTACCTGATCAACCAGTGCGGTCACTGGGCACAGCTGGAGCACAGTGAAGAATTCAACCGCATCGTCACGGACTTCATCGGCAGCTAA
- a CDS encoding TetR/AcrR family transcriptional regulator: protein MDKKGVRSQRSAESVDKILQAAQELARELGYEGTTIAKVSKRSGLPTGSIYWHFGDKDKLFAALINRYVDAWFNKYDWTVREGERPVDRMTEIMTTRAKEATDPSSAWGIGLSMALERRLEGSAARETFLEIRRSRLQFIAEFWRDNLPGNVLTADPELPTKLAQFVVAFSDGWFISASANEDWDLESHAGIMATTLDQMIGTAERKAFAKEGLDETQTSRWGHTLPGEPAEGWGL, encoded by the coding sequence ATGGATAAAAAAGGGGTACGCTCCCAGCGCAGCGCAGAATCCGTTGACAAGATCCTGCAGGCGGCGCAGGAACTGGCCAGGGAGCTGGGTTATGAGGGAACAACCATCGCCAAGGTCAGTAAGCGCTCCGGTTTGCCCACCGGATCGATCTACTGGCATTTCGGTGACAAGGACAAGCTTTTTGCGGCCCTGATCAACCGCTATGTCGATGCCTGGTTCAACAAGTACGACTGGACGGTTCGGGAGGGGGAGCGCCCCGTGGACCGGATGACCGAGATCATGACCACCAGGGCAAAAGAGGCGACTGATCCCTCAAGTGCCTGGGGGATCGGCCTGTCAATGGCCCTGGAGAGGCGCCTGGAGGGTTCTGCGGCGCGGGAAACTTTCCTGGAGATCCGCCGGAGCAGGTTGCAGTTCATCGCCGAATTCTGGCGGGATAACCTCCCCGGCAATGTTCTGACGGCGGACCCTGAGCTGCCGACGAAGTTGGCGCAGTTCGTCGTCGCTTTCTCTGACGGCTGGTTCATTTCCGCAAGTGCCAATGAGGACTGGGATCTGGAGAGCCATGCCGGGATCATGGCAACCACGCTTGATCAGATGATCGGCACCGCGGAACGCAAGGCATTCGCGAAGGAGGGCCTGGATGAAACCCAGACCAGCAGATGGGGGCATACGCTGCCTGGGGAACCTGCGGAGGGCTGGGGACTCTGA
- a CDS encoding acyl-CoA dehydrogenase family protein, translating to MTTATQVITPVKDRIAAVAQELRDLAPATDAAGKLPDEVVELLRSTGVTRMALARELGGYESGLDEFCEAVMDIAALNPSAGWVAGVVGVHPWELSQVNPKLQQEIWGEDPDVWTASPYMPSGRATRVEGGFRFSGRWSFSSGTDACDWVTIGGIIVDEDGKPEPGPNWYHFVLPRNDYEIVEGSWNVVGLKGTGSKDLIVEDVFVPDYRVINNEDLDAGRLTEQYAPDKPIYNLVFGTVFSYAIASATIGICDGALNEFVEFTRDKVGGFGGRAAANPFQQAAYAEGVAEIEASKLQVLDGARRMMAIVDSGRKLTRSERLYFRTIQVRSSRRALNAIEKLYTYAGGSAIRLEQPIQRYWRDAHAAANHMCNIAESIYTNYSLDVYGLEHDQKLFY from the coding sequence GTGACTACCGCAACTCAGGTCATCACCCCCGTCAAGGACCGCATCGCCGCGGTCGCGCAAGAGCTGCGCGATCTGGCCCCGGCCACCGATGCCGCCGGTAAACTTCCCGACGAAGTCGTCGAACTCCTCCGCAGCACCGGCGTGACCCGCATGGCACTGGCCCGTGAACTCGGCGGTTACGAGTCCGGCCTGGACGAATTCTGCGAAGCAGTCATGGATATCGCAGCCCTCAACCCCTCCGCCGGTTGGGTGGCAGGCGTGGTCGGTGTCCACCCCTGGGAACTCAGCCAGGTGAACCCGAAGCTCCAGCAGGAGATCTGGGGTGAGGACCCGGATGTATGGACTGCCTCCCCCTACATGCCCTCAGGCCGAGCAACCCGAGTGGAGGGTGGATTCCGCTTCAGCGGCCGCTGGTCCTTCTCCTCCGGCACCGACGCCTGCGACTGGGTCACCATCGGCGGCATCATCGTCGACGAGGATGGCAAGCCGGAGCCGGGACCGAACTGGTACCACTTCGTTCTCCCCCGCAACGACTACGAGATCGTCGAAGGATCCTGGAATGTCGTCGGACTCAAGGGCACGGGCAGCAAGGACCTGATCGTCGAAGATGTCTTCGTCCCGGATTACCGTGTGATCAACAATGAAGACCTGGATGCCGGTCGACTGACCGAACAGTATGCGCCGGATAAGCCGATCTACAACCTCGTCTTCGGCACCGTGTTCTCCTACGCCATCGCTTCCGCGACGATCGGCATCTGCGACGGCGCCCTCAACGAGTTCGTTGAGTTCACCCGTGACAAGGTCGGTGGTTTCGGTGGTCGCGCTGCAGCGAACCCCTTCCAGCAGGCCGCCTATGCCGAAGGTGTCGCCGAAATCGAGGCCAGCAAGCTCCAGGTCCTCGATGGTGCACGCCGCATGATGGCCATCGTTGATTCCGGTCGCAAGCTGACCCGCTCCGAGCGTCTCTACTTCCGCACCATTCAGGTGCGCAGCTCCCGCCGAGCACTCAATGCGATCGAGAAGCTGTACACCTACGCCGGTGGCAGTGCCATCCGTCTGGAGCAGCCGATTCAGCGCTACTGGCGCGACGCGCACGCCGCAGCCAACCACATGTGCAACATCGCCGAGTCGATCTACACCAACTACTCGCTCGATGTCTACGGCCTGGAACACGACCAGAAGCTCTTCTACTAG
- the nadC gene encoding carboxylating nicotinate-nucleotide diphosphorylase has protein sequence MIHQRTIDHLVLHALEEDAPWGDLTSETLVPADAWLHAELVAREPGVFSGAEIFAAAFRLVDPDVKVQLLLGDGHPFQAGEVLAEVSGPARAVLRAERIGLNFVQRMSGIATQTARYVAAVADTHARIVDTRKTTPGLRLLERQAVRDGGGHNHRSSLSDAVMVKDNHLAAVLSTGLSITAALLQMRERLPHTTHIEVEVDRLDQIPPVLAAGVDTIMLDNFSPAQLREGITLINGAALVEASGGVNLDTVAEIAATGVDIISVGALTHSTPALDLGLDVAPGL, from the coding sequence ATGATCCACCAGCGCACCATCGACCACCTGGTCCTCCACGCCCTGGAAGAGGACGCCCCCTGGGGAGACCTGACCTCGGAAACCCTGGTGCCGGCCGACGCCTGGCTCCATGCCGAATTAGTCGCCCGCGAACCCGGTGTCTTCAGCGGTGCGGAAATCTTCGCCGCCGCTTTCCGCCTCGTTGACCCGGACGTCAAGGTCCAGCTCCTGCTTGGCGACGGCCACCCCTTCCAGGCCGGCGAGGTCCTGGCAGAGGTATCCGGCCCGGCGCGCGCCGTGCTACGCGCGGAAAGAATCGGCCTGAACTTCGTGCAGCGCATGTCAGGCATCGCCACCCAGACCGCCCGCTATGTCGCGGCCGTCGCAGACACCCATGCCCGAATCGTGGACACCCGGAAAACCACCCCGGGACTGCGCCTCTTGGAACGACAGGCGGTGCGTGACGGCGGCGGACACAACCACCGCAGCTCCCTCTCCGATGCGGTCATGGTCAAGGACAACCACCTGGCCGCGGTGCTCTCCACGGGACTCAGCATCACCGCAGCCCTGCTCCAGATGCGGGAACGCCTGCCCCACACCACCCACATCGAGGTGGAGGTGGACCGCCTCGACCAGATCCCACCCGTGCTGGCCGCCGGGGTGGACACCATCATGCTCGACAACTTCAGCCCCGCACAGCTGCGCGAAGGTATCACCCTGATCAACGGTGCCGCCCTGGTTGAGGCCAGTGGCGGGGTCAACCTGGACACCGTCGCCGAGATCGCCGCCACCGGAGTGGACATCATCTCCGTCGGAGCCCTGACCCACTCCACCCCAGCCCTGGACCTGGGGCTGGATGTGGCCCCCGGACTCTAG
- a CDS encoding zinc ribbon domain-containing protein YjdM, whose amino-acid sequence MSTELPPCPECDSEFTYESGTLLACPMCAHEWMPGETGEAVEAENVIKDSVGNVLRDGDSVSVVKSLKVKGGGGKAIKIGTKVTGIRLIEDGVDGHDIDAKVPGFGQMQLKSSVVKKL is encoded by the coding sequence ATGTCTACTGAATTGCCCCCCTGCCCTGAGTGCGACAGCGAATTCACCTATGAATCCGGCACCTTGCTCGCCTGCCCCATGTGCGCCCATGAGTGGATGCCCGGTGAGACCGGTGAAGCCGTTGAGGCCGAAAATGTCATCAAGGATTCTGTCGGAAATGTCCTCCGGGACGGGGACAGCGTCTCCGTTGTCAAGAGCCTCAAGGTCAAGGGTGGTGGTGGCAAGGCGATAAAGATCGGCACCAAGGTCACCGGCATCCGGTTGATTGAGGATGGTGTCGACGGCCATGACATCGACGCAAAGGTGCCGGGCTTCGGTCAGATGCAGCTGAAGTCCAGCGTGGTGAAGAAGCTCTGA
- a CDS encoding zinc-dependent alcohol dehydrogenase family protein yields MKALVYHGPGRKSWDEVPDPVIQKPSDIIVKIDTTTICGTDLHILKGDVPAVTEGRILGHEGVGTITEVGDAISTLKVGDRVILSCVSACGRCDYCRKGVYSHCRADEGSPGIGWIFGHLIDGTQAEYVRVPFAETSVHKIPEGVSDAEGVLLSDILPTGHEIGVQYGQVKPGDVVAVIGAGPVGLAAILTAGLYGPSRVIAIDLDANRVEEAKKFGATDGVVNSDPDWKEQVLAMTDGLGVDVAIEAVGIPQTFSDCLAITRPAGVVANVGVHGTGVNLPLDTLWISNIKMTMGLVNTNTTDTLLKMVASKKLDATPFVSHTFKLDDILEAYDVFSRAAETKALKVMLTS; encoded by the coding sequence ATGAAGGCTCTCGTTTATCACGGTCCCGGTAGAAAGTCCTGGGATGAGGTACCGGATCCGGTCATCCAGAAGCCCAGCGACATCATCGTCAAGATCGACACCACCACGATCTGCGGTACCGACCTCCATATTCTCAAGGGTGATGTTCCAGCGGTCACCGAGGGGCGCATTCTCGGACATGAGGGAGTGGGCACCATCACCGAGGTCGGCGATGCAATCAGCACCCTGAAGGTGGGGGATCGTGTCATCCTCTCCTGCGTGAGTGCCTGTGGCCGTTGTGACTACTGCCGGAAGGGTGTCTATTCCCACTGCCGGGCAGACGAGGGATCCCCCGGCATCGGCTGGATCTTCGGGCATCTCATCGACGGCACCCAGGCGGAATACGTCCGGGTCCCCTTCGCTGAAACTTCGGTGCACAAGATCCCGGAGGGGGTCAGTGATGCGGAGGGTGTCCTGCTCTCCGACATCCTGCCCACCGGCCATGAGATCGGTGTGCAGTATGGCCAGGTCAAACCCGGGGATGTGGTGGCCGTGATCGGTGCCGGTCCGGTGGGTCTGGCCGCGATCCTGACGGCTGGCCTCTACGGCCCCTCCCGGGTCATCGCCATCGATCTGGACGCCAACCGGGTGGAGGAGGCGAAGAAGTTCGGCGCCACCGACGGTGTGGTCAACTCCGATCCGGACTGGAAGGAACAGGTGTTGGCCATGACTGATGGCCTGGGTGTGGATGTCGCCATCGAGGCGGTGGGCATTCCGCAGACCTTCAGCGACTGCCTGGCGATCACCCGCCCGGCTGGTGTGGTCGCCAATGTCGGGGTGCACGGCACCGGTGTGAACCTTCCCCTGGACACCCTGTGGATCTCCAACATCAAGATGACCATGGGACTGGTCAACACCAACACCACCGATACCCTGCTGAAGATGGTCGCATCGAAGAAGCTGGATGCGACTCCCTTCGTCTCCCACACCTTCAAGCTCGATGACATTCTCGAGGCCTATGACGTATTCAGTCGCGCGGCTGAGACCAAGGCCCTGAAGGTGATGTTGACCTCCTAG
- a CDS encoding VOC family protein, whose protein sequence is MINAFAYMGISTPNHADWNDFGTRILGLERGADSPDGGERYRMDDALFRLAVYPGDKDDVAYLGWTVNSAVEAAEMEQRLTSHGVEVTYANAVEREDRGVEGYFWFTDPYGFRHEIAWGQFFYPSTFHPGRSHAGFRTGDQGLGHAVLIVPNLKEAEEFYRGVMGFKLSDYIRGPFDVRFYHVNGRHHSFALAEGPCIGVHHLMFETNSIDDVGIAHDLVTEADLPITMGMGRHVNDLVTSFYVKSPSGFAIEYGSGGLEVDDLWVAKTFHSFSIWGHKPHPNLAEMGPGMVIEDLSNVSVEA, encoded by the coding sequence ATGATCAACGCATTCGCCTACATGGGCATCAGCACCCCGAACCACGCCGACTGGAACGACTTCGGTACCCGCATCCTGGGCCTGGAGCGCGGCGCAGATTCCCCGGATGGTGGGGAGCGCTACCGCATGGACGACGCACTCTTCCGTCTGGCTGTCTACCCCGGCGACAAGGATGATGTCGCTTACCTCGGCTGGACCGTCAACTCCGCAGTTGAGGCCGCAGAGATGGAACAGCGCCTGACTTCCCACGGTGTCGAGGTCACCTACGCCAACGCCGTCGAGCGCGAGGACCGCGGTGTCGAAGGCTACTTCTGGTTCACCGACCCCTACGGCTTCCGTCACGAGATCGCCTGGGGCCAGTTCTTCTACCCCTCCACCTTCCATCCCGGCCGTTCCCACGCCGGCTTCCGGACCGGTGACCAGGGCCTGGGCCACGCCGTCCTCATTGTCCCGAACCTCAAGGAAGCCGAGGAGTTCTACCGCGGCGTCATGGGCTTCAAACTCTCCGACTACATCCGTGGCCCGTTCGATGTCCGCTTCTACCACGTCAACGGCCGCCACCACTCCTTCGCGCTGGCTGAAGGACCCTGCATCGGAGTCCACCACCTGATGTTCGAGACAAACTCCATCGACGACGTGGGCATCGCCCACGACCTGGTCACCGAAGCCGACCTCCCGATCACCATGGGTATGGGCCGCCACGTCAATGACCTGGTGACCTCCTTCTACGTGAAGTCCCCCTCTGGCTTCGCCATCGAGTACGGCTCCGGCGGACTCGAGGTCGACGACCTCTGGGTCGCCAAGACCTTCCACAGCTTCTCGATCTGGGGACACAAGCCGCACCCCAACCTCGCCGAGATGGGCCCGGGCATGGTCATCGAAGACCTCTCGAACGTCTCTGTCGAAGCCTAA
- a CDS encoding NUDIX hydrolase, protein MDQESIRVAVSTVIFALRTEGTEGKELPSLWTPFVPRLHEPHLNQWALPGGWLPGEEQLEEAAARTLGETTGLHPSYLEQLYTFGRVDRSPTGRVISVVYWALVRGDEVAEAAPGENVRWFPADELPELAFDHNEIVRYALQRLRTKVEYAHIAHSFLGETFTLAQLRSVHEAVLGQKLDAANFRRSMATSTEIVETGEVLAGTPHRPPKLYRYRQSNPLPDHS, encoded by the coding sequence GTGGATCAGGAATCCATCCGGGTGGCGGTGTCGACGGTGATCTTCGCCCTGCGGACAGAAGGCACCGAGGGCAAGGAACTGCCCTCCCTGTGGACCCCCTTCGTCCCCCGACTGCACGAACCCCACCTCAACCAGTGGGCCCTGCCCGGTGGTTGGCTACCCGGGGAAGAGCAGCTGGAGGAGGCCGCCGCCCGCACCCTGGGGGAGACCACCGGCCTACACCCCAGTTACCTGGAACAGCTCTACACCTTCGGTCGAGTGGACCGCTCCCCCACCGGCAGGGTCATCTCGGTGGTCTACTGGGCCCTGGTACGTGGCGATGAGGTCGCCGAAGCGGCACCTGGTGAGAATGTCCGCTGGTTCCCCGCCGATGAGCTCCCCGAGCTCGCCTTCGACCACAACGAGATCGTCCGTTACGCCCTCCAACGGCTGCGCACCAAGGTCGAATACGCCCATATCGCCCACTCCTTCCTGGGCGAAACCTTCACCCTGGCGCAGCTGCGTTCCGTCCATGAAGCCGTCCTCGGCCAAAAACTCGATGCCGCGAACTTCCGAAGATCCATGGCCACCTCCACCGAGATCGTGGAAACCGGCGAGGTCCTCGCGGGCACCCCGCACCGACCCCCGAAGCTCTACCGCTACCGCCAGAGCAACCCCCTACCCGACCATTCCTGA
- a CDS encoding cysteine desulfurase family protein, with amino-acid sequence MIYLDHAATSPVRRETLQAMWPYLTAHFGNPSSHHTLGEAAATGLADARRRIATVLGARAGDLVFTAGGTEADNLAIKGISLGDPRGRHLITTPLEHPAVLESVEYLARVHGFEVDYLHPDAQGLVSHSQLAQLLRADTTLVSVHYANNEIGTIQPIRELAAVAHQAGVPFHSDAVQAAGWLPLDVKELGVDALSISGHKFGTPKGIGLLWVRGRIPLEPLLHGGGQERGRRSGTENVAGVVALASAVELAEAERTGLVPRIVQLRDHFIAQVLAKVRGAQLSGHPSLRLPASASFVIEGVSGEGVLLELERRGVICSSGSACAAGSDDPSPVLLTIGIPGPLAQSALRFTLGPTTTLAEIDQAAAAVVESVGVLRQLQPR; translated from the coding sequence ATGATCTACCTGGACCACGCCGCCACCTCCCCGGTACGCCGCGAGACACTCCAGGCTATGTGGCCTTATCTCACCGCACACTTCGGCAACCCCTCCAGCCACCACACCCTCGGCGAGGCGGCTGCCACGGGACTGGCGGACGCCCGCCGACGCATCGCCACCGTGCTGGGTGCCCGCGCCGGGGACCTGGTGTTCACTGCCGGCGGCACCGAGGCCGACAACCTGGCGATCAAGGGCATCTCGCTGGGTGATCCGCGGGGCAGGCACCTGATCACCACCCCCTTAGAGCACCCCGCGGTGCTGGAATCAGTGGAGTACCTGGCCAGGGTGCATGGTTTTGAGGTGGACTATCTTCACCCCGATGCCCAAGGCCTGGTCTCCCACTCTCAGCTTGCGCAGCTGCTGCGGGCAGACACCACCCTGGTGTCGGTGCACTACGCCAATAATGAGATCGGCACCATCCAGCCGATCCGGGAGCTGGCGGCGGTGGCACACCAGGCAGGGGTCCCCTTCCATAGTGATGCCGTGCAGGCCGCCGGGTGGCTGCCCCTTGACGTGAAAGAACTCGGGGTGGATGCACTCAGTATCTCCGGGCATAAATTCGGCACCCCCAAGGGCATCGGCCTGCTCTGGGTGCGGGGCCGGATCCCCCTGGAGCCACTGCTCCACGGTGGTGGTCAGGAACGGGGGCGGCGCAGCGGGACCGAGAATGTCGCCGGTGTGGTGGCGCTGGCCAGCGCCGTGGAACTCGCGGAGGCGGAACGTACCGGGCTGGTCCCCCGGATCGTCCAGCTCCGGGACCATTTCATCGCCCAAGTTCTGGCGAAGGTCCGGGGCGCCCAGCTGAGCGGGCATCCCAGTCTCAGACTGCCGGCCTCCGCATCCTTCGTCATCGAGGGAGTCTCCGGAGAGGGGGTGCTGCTGGAGTTGGAACGCCGCGGAGTGATCTGTTCCTCCGGCTCAGCCTGTGCCGCCGGGTCGGATGATCCCTCCCCGGTGCTGCTGACGATCGGGATTCCCGGGCCACTGGCCCAGAGTGCCCTGCGTTTCACGCTCGGGCCGACAACTACCCTGGCAGAAATCGATCAGGCGGCGGCTGCGGTGGTGGAATCGGTGGGCGTGCTCCGCCAGCTTCAGCCGCGCTGA